Proteins from one Kazachstania africana CBS 2517 chromosome 1, complete genome genomic window:
- the MRM2 gene encoding 21S rRNA (uridine2791-2'-O) methyltransferase (similar to Saccharomyces cerevisiae MRM2 (YGL136C); ancestral locus Anc_6.238) — protein MLILSCSLNTARGGFQNGGRKIIYRFNSSSTSRWKQRQKNDHYSKQAKLQNLRSRAAFKLIEIDDKWKLFSKERPQCILDLGFAPGSWSEVAKSRTSPDSMVLGVDILPCNPPTGVSSIQANIFSKQTQGVIRHYFDKHFKFKLNAVDKLHKDYGYFHNYNDPKLNEFETYNELFSSDDDVPIELPNRISEKFPVDVIISDMYVPWPRDFSNFSSSNLTNMPYFRLMNTSGVAVRDHLQSIDLCDAALVTAIDLLKPGGSFLCKLYTGTEDRLFEKRVRNVFRKVAKVKPSSSRNESRELYFVGLDKRDPIDKVTVFTS, from the coding sequence ATGCTAATATTATCGTGTTCGTTAAATACTGCGAGAGGCGGCTTTCAAAATGGAGGTAGGAAGATAATTTACAGATTCAATTCGAGCTCGACCAGTAGGTGGAAGCAAAGGCAAAAAAATGATCATTATAGTAAACAGGCAAAACTACAAAATCTTCGATCAAGAGCTGCTTTCAAACTAAtagaaattgatgataaatGGAAATTGTTTTCCAAGGAAAGGCCTCAATGCATTTTAGATCTCGGGTTTGCACCTGGATCGTGGTCTGAAGTAGCAAAGAGTCGAACGTCTCCCGATTCGATGGTGCTAGGTGTTGATATTTTACCCTGTAATCCACCCACAGGTGTTAGTTCAATTCAGGCAAACATTTTCTCCAAACAGACACAGGGAGTAATTAGacattattttgataagCATTTCAAGTTCAAGCTTAATGCTGTTGATAAACTTCATAAGGACTATGGTTATTTTCACAACTACAATGATCCTAAATTGAACGAATTTGAAACCTACAACGAATTGTTTTCTTCAGATGACGATGTGCCAATTGAACTCCCTAACAGAataagtgaaaaatttccagTAGACGTTATAATAAGCGATATGTATGTACCGTGGCCTCGtgatttttctaattttagTTCTAGCAATCTTACTAATATGCCTTATTTTAGGTTGATGAACACATCAGGTGTCGCAGTCAGGGATCATTTGCAATCGATTGACCTTTGCGACGCCGCCTTAGTGACGGCAATTGACTTACTCAAGCCCGGGGGCTCGTTTCTGTGTAAACTCTACACTGGAACTGAAGATCGCTTGTTCGAGAAACGTGTGAGAAATGTTTTTAGAAAGGTGGCAAAGGTGAAACCTAGTTCTTCTAGAAATGAGTCAAGAGAACTGTATTTTGTTGGGTTGGATAAACGAGATCCAATTGATAAAGTAACTGTATTTACGTCGTAA
- the SEC27 gene encoding coatomer subunit beta' (similar to Saccharomyces cerevisiae SEC27 (YGL137W); ancestral locus Anc_6.239) — MKLDIKKSFSNRSDRVKGIDFHPTEPWVLTTLYSGRIEIWNYETQHEVRSIQVTETPVRAGKFIARKNWIIVGSDDFRIRVFNYNTGEKVVDFEAHPDYIRSIAVHPTKPYVLSGSDDLTIKLWNWEKNWNLEQTFEGHEHFVMCVAFNPKDPNTFASGCLDRTVKVWSLGQSTPNFTMNTGQERGVNYVDYYPLPDKPYLVTSSDDLTVKIWDYQTKSCVATLEGHMSNVSFAVFHPTLPIIISGSEDGTLKIWNSSTYKVEKTLNLGLERSWCIATHPTGRKNYIASGFDNGFTILSLGNDVPALSLDPVGKLVWSGGKNASASDIFTAVIRGNEQVEEGEPISLQSKELGSVDVFPQSLAHSPNGRFVTVVGDGEYVIYTALAWRNKAFGKCQDFVWGPDSNSYALIDESGSVKYYKNFKEVTSWSIPLSYNIDKLYPGALLGLRSDGFIYFFDWETANLVRRIDVNARDVVWSDSGELVMIINSEENRGDESSAYSLVFDRDAYIQAVNEGETDEEEGVSEAFDVLHELNEPITSGKWVGDVFIFTTSTNRLNYFVGGKTYNLAHYSKEMYLLGYLARDNKVYLADREVHVYTYEISLEVLEFQTLTLRGELEEALEAILPNIEDKASLTKIARFLEGQEYYEEALKITSDRDQQFDLALKVGELALARDLLSDEENEMRWRSLGDASLQNFNFRLAIEAYTKAHDLDSLFLLHSSFKNKEELLKVAKEAEFVGKFNLAFNSYWTAGDIEGAKQLLVKSGRFSEAAVFGYTYGVNNEELDEVVKQWKNSLVLEGREFIADRISMPGNDSGFPHKATDDKPLIDIESTEAKEVSEDSSTQEEDAVESTENDEVEVETADNDEVVLETADNDEVVLETAEKKE; from the exons atgaagCTAGATATTAAA AAAAGTTTTAGTAACAGGTCAGATAGAGTTAAAGGAATTGATTTCCACCCTACAGAACCGTGGGTTTTAACTACTTTATATTCCGGTAGGATAGAAATTTGGAATTATGAAACTCAACATGAAGTGAGATCTATCCAAGTCACTGAAACCCCAGTTAGAGCAGGTAAATTTATTGCAAGAAAGAACTGGATTATTGTCGGTTCTGATGATTTTAGAATAAGAGTATTTAATTATAACACAGGTGAGAAAGTTGTTGATTTCGAGGCTCATCCAGATTATATTCGTTCCATTGCTGTCCATCCGACTAAACCATACGTGTTATCCGGTAGTGATGATTTAACGATAAAGTTATGGAATTGGGAAAAGAATTGGAATCTAGAACAAACATTCGAAGGTCACGAACATTTCGTCATGTGTGTGGCCTTCAATCCAAAGGACCCAAATACATTTGCCTCAGGTTGTTTAGATCGTACAGTTAAAGTTTGGTCATTAGGCCAATCTACACCAAACTTCACAATGAATACAGGCCAAGAAAGAGGTGTCAATTACGTGGATTACTATCCTTTGCCTGATAAGCCATATTTGGTCACATCTTCTGACGACCTCACGGTAAAAATCTGGGATTATCAAACTAAGTCTTGTGTTGCTACCCTGGAAGGGCACATGTCAAATGTTTCATTTGCTGTATTTCATCCAACATTACCAATTATTATTTCGGGTTCAGAAGATGGTACTTTAAAGATTtggaattcttcaacatACAAGGTAGAAAAGACATTGAATCTAGGTTTAGAAAGAAGTTGGTGCATTGCTACCCATCCAACCGgtagaaaaaattacatcGCCTCAGGTTTTGATAATGGATTTACTATTTTGTCCTTAGGTAACGATGTCCCAGCTTTATCCTTAGATCCAGTTGGTAAGCTTGTATGGTCTGGTGGAAAGAACGCATCAGCCTCAGATATTTTTACAGCAGTTATAAGGGGTAACGAACAAGTGGAAGAAGGTGAACCTATATCTTTACAATCAAAAGAACTTGGTAGTGTAGATGTTTTCCCCCAAAGTTTGGCTCATTCTCCAAATGGTAGATTTGTTACTGTTGTAGGTGATGGTGAATATGTTATCTATACTGCTCTTGCTTGGAGAAATAAAGCGTTCGGCAAGTGTCAGGATTTCGTATGGGGCCCAGACTCTAATAGTTATGCTCTGATCGATGAATCCGGTTCTGTTAAATACTACAAGAATTTTAAAGAAGTCACGTCATGGTCCATCCCATTATCTTACAATATCGATAAGTTGTATCCAGGTGCATTATTAGGACTAAGATCCGACGGTTTCATCTATTTCTTCGATTGGGAAACCGCAAATCTAGTCAGAAGAATTGATGTCAATGCCCGTGATGTTGTTTGGTCCGACAGTGGTGAGTTAGTTATGATTATAAATTCCGAAGAAAATCGTGGAGATGAATCAAGTGCTTACTCGCTGGTATTTGATAGAGATGCATACATTCAAGCCGTCAATGAAGGTGaaactgatgaagaagagggTGTTAGTGAAGCCTTTGATGTTCTGCACGAACTGAATGAACCAATTACTTCTGGTAAGTGGGTTGGTGATGTCTTCATATTTACGACCTCCACAAATAGATTGAACTATTTTGTTGGTGGTAAAACTTATAATTTGGCGCATTACTCAAAGGAAATGTACTTATTGGGTTACCTAGCTCGTGATAATAAGGTATATCTAGCTGATAGAGAAGTTCATGTTTATACCTACGAAATTTCACTAGAGGTTCTTGAATTCCAGACCCTTACTTTAAGAGGTGAATTAGAGGAAGCTCTTGAAGCtattttaccaaatattgaagataaagcTTCATTGACTAAAATCGCCAGATTCTTAGAAGGTCAAGAATATTATGAAGAAGCCCTAAAGATAACGTCAGATCGTGATCAACAATTTGATTTAGCCTTAAAAGTCGGTGAATTAGCTCTAGCGCGCGATTTATTATCAgacgaagaaaatgaaatgagaTGGAGATCTTTGGGTGACGCTTCTTTAcagaatttcaatttcaggTTAGCTATTGAAGCTTATACGAAGGCACATGATTTAGATTCTTTATTCTTGCTACAttcatcattcaaaaataagGAAGAATTACTGAAAGTCGCCAAAGAAGCTGAATTTGTTGGCAAATTTAATTTAGCATTCAATAGTTATTGGACAGCTGGTGATATTGAAGGGGCAAAACAACTTCTTGTAAAATCTGGTAGGTTTTCAGAAGCCGCTGTTTTTGGTTATACATACGGTGTCAAcaatgaagaattagatgaaGTTGTAAAACAATGGAAAAACAGTTTGGTATTAGAAGGTAGAGAATTTATTGCTGACAGAATTAGCATGCCAGGTAACGACTCAGGCTTTCCACACAAAGCAACAGATGACAAGCCACTGATTGATATCGAATCCACAGAAGCAAAAGAAGTTTCAGAGGACTCTTCTActcaagaagaagacgcTGTTGAATCCACAGAAAACGATGAAGTAGAGGTTGAAACTGCTGATAACGATGAAGTAGTGCTTGAAACTGCTGATAACGATGAAGTAGTGCTTGAAACtgctgaaaaaaaagaataa
- the UBX3 gene encoding clathrin-mediated endocytosis regulator UBX3 (similar to Saccharomyces cerevisiae UBX3 (YDL091C); ancestral locus Anc_2.365), whose amino-acid sequence MNGISHFLGARHADPVSSSMPGSFPRENNDANARSHSHNFKGFLKYLSFALLRIPLFFSYCLLSIIVSTFTYLNKLSDFGLLYNRKTTDHAVELNILIETLSNESLSYNSTTYNFGSIYNPQSQGIVSKSIVESYTSLLNSCTQNFKFGLIYIHDPVNDHSLKFVNEILCNEEFVHLIKKYQMLYWFGSILTSEGLQVSNALKFRKLPAIGLLCLTNSNKIELVYKIEGTLRSSNFAKLDRVLSKYYPQLMILRQQKKNTDMHRLLREDQDARFNESLRIDRERERQRIEQLERENELANREILKKQWLLWRKTQLHTPTQGSSCQIAIRFNGTERTIEKFDPNAPIEEIYVFADLYRNKLLDSDEVYDEPPLNYQHKYDFLLAAPSPRTILEPTILIKDEATIYPSGNVVVEDVVD is encoded by the coding sequence ATGAACGGAATAAGCCATTTTCTGGGTGCTAGACACGCCGATCCTGTCTCTTCATCAATGCCAGGCTCTTTTCCAAGAGAAAACAACGATGCCAATGCTAGGTCGCACTCCCATAACTTTAAAGGCTTCCTCAAGTATTTGTCTTTCGCTTTACTTAGGATCccattatttttctcaTACTGTCTATTATCTATCATTGTATCGACATTTACGTATTTAAACAAGCTAAGTGACTTTGGTCTGCTCTATAACAGAAAGACAACTGATCATGCTGTGgaattaaatatattgatagaAACTCTATCAAACGAATCTCTGTCTTATAACTCCACCACATACAACTTCGGTTCAATTTATAATCCACAATCACAAGGTATTGTTTCTAAATCGATTGTGGAGAGTTATACATCACTTCTGAACTCGTGTACacaaaatttcaagtttgGCTTGATTTATATTCATGATCCAGTAAATGATCATTCCTTAAAATTTGTTAACGAAATTCTTTGCAACGAAGAATTCGTACATctaatcaaaaaatatcaaatgcTCTATTGGTTTGGTTCAATATTGACATCCGAAGGGTTACAAGTTTCTAATGCCCTAAAGTTTAGAAAACTTCCTGCAATTGGATTGCTCTGTTTGACAAATTCTAATAAGATTGAGCTTGTTTACAAGATTGAAGGTACCTTAAGAAGTTCGAATTTTGCCAAGTTAGACAGGGTCCTTTCCAAATACTATCCACAGCTCATGATTCTACGacaacaaaagaaaaataccGACATGCACAGGCTATTAAGAGAGGACCAGGACGCAAGATTCAATGAATCATTGAGAATTGATCGAGAACGAGAAAGACAAAGAATTGAACAATTAGAGAGAGAAAACGAGTTAGCaaatagagaaattttgaaaaagcaaTGGTTACTCTGGAGGAAAACTCAATTACATACACCTACACAAGGAAGCTCATGTCAAATAGCCATTCGTTTCAATGGTACTGAAAGAACCATCGAAAAGTTCGATCCTAACGCACCTATAGAGGAAATATATGTTTTTGCAGACCTTTACAGGAATAAATTACTGGATTCTGACGAAGTTTACGATGAACCTCCACTGAACTATCAACACAAATATGATTTTCTATTGGCAGCACCCTCTCCGCGTACAATCCTTGAGCCTACCATATTAATAAAGGATGAGGCTACAATATACCCTTCAGGAAATGTCGTCGTCGAAGACGTAGTAGATtaa
- the SRP14 gene encoding RNA-binding signal recognition particle subunit SRP14 (similar to Saccharomyces cerevisiae SRP14 (YDL092W); ancestral locus Anc_2.364) produces MANEGSLAPEEFLVKASEFFKIANEKGIAVRLTVKRLVKHDPVLGNAEFDTIDKPHYDVSKVATSVTVQDNLSSQEIYPLLFRITYGSHANKQKCSTVVNPDVLDKFWLDYSSVVKSSMNGLVKKKKSKSKSSKEKKKNV; encoded by the coding sequence ATGGCTAACGAAGGTTCTCTTGCACCAGAAGAGTTTTTAGTGAAAGCGtcagaatttttcaagattgcCAATGAAAAGGGCATTGCTGTACGTTTGACGGTGAAGAGATTAGTGAAGCATGATCCTGTACTAGGAAATGCTGAGTTTGACACTATTGATAAACCACATTATGATGTGTCTAAGGTTGCAACGTCGGTAACCGTTCAGGACAATCTCAGTTCACAGGAAATATATCCGTTACTTTTCAGGATAACATATGGTTCACATgcaaataaacaaaaatgcTCTACAGTCGTTAATCCAGATGTATTGGATAAGTTTTGGTTAGATTATTCATCTGTTGTGAAAAGTTCTATGAACGGTCTAGttaagaagaagaagagtaaGAGTAAGTCCTCtaaggaaaagaagaagaatgtTTAA
- the RAM1 gene encoding protein farnesyltransferase (similar to Saccharomyces cerevisiae RAM1 (YDL090C); ancestral locus Anc_2.366), whose translation MDKSTSRIKFIDSKLLGRKRQPTETVVNSEENKEEEPEILIMKEIETQTTLDREETLSKCVPLLSVDRQPELNSQFHRMFLDYPFQNSMPPQMAAMDAGQPWIAYWVANSLKTMDPDWISDEYKERIAEKLSIISPKGGPFGGGMDQLPHIAGTYAAINSIVLCDNINDCWEKINRSAIYEWLLSLKTENGGFRTCDPVGEVDTRGVYCALSIASLLNIVTDELCEGVVDFLVNCQTYEGGFGGCPFEDEAHGGYTFCAVASLMILNSFDKISVEKLMEWCSARQYNEEKGLSGRSNKLVDGCYSFWVGATAAMIEASGYQNPINKEALREYILCCCQTDEFPGLRDKPGKRADFYHTNYVLLGLAISESEFQYRDNNKHSASSILSKPIRLRDNSSNLIEISPIYGLPAKDVEKFTSFFLEKTI comes from the coding sequence ATGGATAAATCCACGTCaagaataaaatttataGATTCTAAATTGCTGGGACGCAAGAGACAGCCAACTGAAACTGTAGTCAACTCtgaagaaaacaaagaagaagagcctgaaattttaataatgaagGAGATCGAAACACAAACAACGCTGGATAGAGAAGAAACTCTAAGTAAATGTGTCCCTTTGCTCTCGGTAGACAGGCAGCCTGAACTGAATAGCCAGTTCCACAGAATGTTTTTGGATTACCCtttccaaaattcaatgcCTCCACAGATGGCTGCAATGGACGCTGGACAACCTTGGATTGCCTACTGGGTAGCCAATTCGTTGAAAACAATGGATCCAGATTGGATATCTGATGAATACAAGGAGCGTATAGCTGAAAAACTTTCTATTATATCGCCTAAAGGCGGGCCTTTTGGCGGTGGCATGGACCAATTGCCTCATATTGCAGGTACATATGCTGCTATCAATTCAATTGTATTATGTGATAATATAAATGATTGCTGGGAGAAAATTAACCGTTCAGCTATTTACGAATGGTTATTGTCCTTAAAGACAGAAAACGGCGGCTTCAGAACATGTGATCCTGTGGGAGAAGTCGACACAAGAGGTGTGTACTGTGCTCTAAGCATAGCATCACTTTTAAATATAGTTACAGATGAATTGTGTGAGGGAGTTGTTGATTTCTTGGTTAATTGCCAAACTTATGAAGGTGGCTTTGGTGGTTGCCCgtttgaagatgaagctCACGGTGGTTACACATTTTGTGCCGTGGCAAGTTTGATGATCTTGAACTCTTTCGACAAGATTAGTGTTGAAAAACTGATGGAATGGTGCAGTGCTCGTCAGTATAACGAAGAAAAAGGTTTATCCGGAAGAAGCAACAAGTTAGTGGATGGTTGCTATAGTTTTTGGGTCGGCGCTACAGCAGCAATGATCGAGGCAAGTGGCTATCAGAATCCAATAAACAAAGAGGCGCTTCGAGAGTATATCCTATGTTGCTGTCAAACTGATGAATTTCCTGGCCTACGTGATAAACCAGGCAAACGTGCTGATTTCTATCATACAAATTACGTTCTATTAGGGTTGGCCATATCCGAATCTGAATTTCAATACagagataataataaacaCAGTGCCTCTAGTATATTATCAAAACCAATCAGGCTCAGAGACAATTCATCTAATTTGATCGAAATAAGCCCCATCTATGGATTACCAGCCAAAGacgttgaaaaattcacaTCTTTCTTTCTAGAAAAGacaatttga